Proteins from a genomic interval of uncultured Methanocorpusculum sp.:
- the uppS gene encoding polyprenyl diphosphate synthase has protein sequence MSLRSFAEDLYVHRLIRQLTHVPTHVAIIQDGNRRYAKAKGKDTAFGHRAGAEITMKVFDWMEELGVIHTTFYAFSTENFKRSPEEVNELLELFIEKFSEMIKDQRIYDKKVNITVIGDRSLINDRLLQKIHDVEEATKDHHHYYLHFAIAYGGRNEILETTKSIVAKVRAGEFSADSITPDCVTERMYPEVEMPPVDLIIRTANDKRTSNFLPWLANGNEAAVCFCVPPWPEFRYVDMVRALRTYDQRMKV, from the coding sequence GTGAGTCTCAGGTCCTTTGCAGAAGACCTGTATGTTCACAGGCTTATCCGGCAGCTGACCCACGTCCCGACCCATGTGGCGATCATTCAGGACGGAAACCGGAGATATGCAAAGGCCAAAGGAAAAGATACGGCATTTGGGCACCGTGCCGGAGCCGAAATCACGATGAAGGTCTTCGACTGGATGGAGGAGCTTGGGGTCATACACACAACGTTTTATGCTTTTTCCACGGAAAACTTCAAGCGTTCGCCCGAAGAAGTGAACGAACTTCTGGAACTTTTCATCGAAAAATTTTCGGAGATGATCAAAGACCAGCGGATCTATGATAAGAAAGTGAACATCACGGTGATCGGGGATCGGTCTCTGATCAACGACCGGCTTTTGCAAAAGATCCATGATGTCGAGGAGGCCACAAAGGATCATCATCACTATTATCTGCATTTTGCCATCGCATACGGCGGGAGAAATGAAATTCTGGAAACCACCAAATCTATCGTTGCAAAGGTCCGTGCCGGCGAGTTCTCGGCTGATTCTATCACGCCGGACTGCGTGACCGAACGTATGTATCCGGAAGTGGAGATGCCCCCGGTCGATCTGATCATCAGAACGGCAAACGACAAACGGACCTCGAACTTCCTCCCGTGGCTTGCAAACGGGAATGAAGCGGCCGTCTGTTTCTGTGTCCCGCCGTGGCCCGAATTCCGGTACGTGGATATGGTCCGTGCTCTTAGAACATATGATCAGAGGATGAAGGTCTGA
- a CDS encoding NAD(P)H-dependent oxidoreductase: MTKKIVALFGSNVIGGNTDKLLTEAIRGAEDAGCIVERLDIVSLDLSGCRQIYHCMEKEHCVILDEAEKYHTLLKEADGIIIATPVMTYGIPGQLKSFMDRCQPFYMAKYYRKHSFISDEHAKIRKTLFICISGMNTLEVFIGPVLTVKAFCQIIDTKYFDELLQNDMDNIKKIESKPEVMKAAYEKGRALGEAITKARG; encoded by the coding sequence ATGACGAAAAAGATCGTGGCCTTGTTCGGCAGCAATGTTATTGGAGGAAACACCGACAAACTTCTCACAGAAGCGATTCGCGGAGCAGAAGATGCGGGATGCATCGTCGAGAGATTGGATATCGTCAGCCTCGATCTCTCGGGATGCAGACAGATCTACCACTGTATGGAAAAGGAACACTGCGTCATTTTAGATGAAGCGGAAAAATATCATACCCTGCTTAAAGAGGCCGACGGGATCATCATTGCAACGCCGGTGATGACCTACGGGATACCCGGTCAGCTGAAATCCTTCATGGACAGATGCCAGCCGTTTTACATGGCGAAATATTACCGGAAGCATTCGTTCATCTCCGATGAACATGCAAAGATCCGAAAAACCCTGTTCATCTGCATCTCAGGGATGAACACACTCGAGGTTTTCATCGGACCGGTCCTTACCGTAAAAGCATTCTGCCAGATCATCGACACGAAATATTTCGATGAACTGCTCCAAAACGATATGGACAACATTAAGAAAATAGAGAGCAAACCGGAAGTGATGAAAGCGGCATACGAAAAAGGGAGAGCATTGGGTGAAGCCATCACGAAAGCACGTGGATAA
- a CDS encoding A24 family peptidase C-terminal domain-containing protein, with product MTIPLPLALSAFLVLATFLYACWQDVKTRTIYAVTWYPAAVGCGVLVIWFWIEFFSAPWGVYVLGTSVFIALLMFLFTYLSLFGVADGKAMILLSLAVPITPFADWIFPSLALSSLVNGAVFALIVPVVFLIRNLALKNKAPFWLMCSGKPVPGDSITNYFGFVSEDITEENGVISRKFCRAHSSIRALKTQSGLSIRNLREDPKTYAKELSLYAKAGDVWISYGVPFMIPITIGYIFALFGFSLVDMVLGMLIL from the coding sequence ATGACTATTCCACTGCCGCTTGCATTGTCGGCATTTCTGGTTCTTGCGACCTTTCTCTATGCTTGCTGGCAGGATGTAAAGACCCGTACGATTTATGCCGTGACCTGGTATCCGGCTGCCGTTGGGTGTGGTGTCCTCGTTATCTGGTTCTGGATCGAATTTTTTTCAGCTCCATGGGGAGTGTACGTATTAGGTACGTCGGTTTTCATCGCTCTGCTGATGTTCCTTTTCACCTATTTAAGTCTGTTTGGGGTTGCAGATGGAAAAGCCATGATCCTTTTATCGCTCGCGGTCCCAATTACTCCATTTGCCGACTGGATCTTCCCCTCTCTTGCTCTGTCCTCTCTCGTGAACGGTGCGGTCTTTGCGTTGATCGTTCCGGTCGTGTTCCTTATCCGGAATCTTGCCTTGAAAAATAAAGCGCCGTTCTGGCTGATGTGTTCGGGAAAACCGGTCCCGGGAGATTCCATCACCAATTATTTTGGTTTCGTATCCGAGGATATCACCGAAGAGAATGGAGTCATCTCCCGGAAATTCTGCCGCGCACACAGTTCGATCCGTGCTCTGAAAACCCAGTCGGGTTTATCGATCCGCAATCTCCGTGAGGATCCAAAAACCTATGCAAAGGAGCTTTCATTGTATGCAAAAGCCGGCGATGTCTGGATATCGTACGGCGTTCCGTTCATGATCCCGATCACGATCGGCTATATCTTTGCCCTCTTTGGATTTTCTCTTGTGGATATGGTTCTTGGGATGCTTATTTTGTGA
- a CDS encoding carboxymuconolactone decarboxylase family protein, with translation MSFEEKKGTCGCQGQMRELEHNIGHVPVFFKELAESDPLIHEAVLKLDNYIWSDGSLTRKEKKLIAIGIAAAMRDDHALRAQLAGAQMVGVDLDEVEEALRVSYMLAGMPSYVHGKYVAKSVFHE, from the coding sequence ATGTCATTCGAAGAAAAAAAAGGCACCTGCGGGTGTCAGGGACAAATGAGGGAACTTGAGCATAATATCGGTCACGTCCCCGTCTTTTTCAAAGAACTCGCCGAATCCGACCCTCTCATTCACGAAGCCGTTCTCAAACTGGATAACTACATCTGGTCGGACGGTTCCCTGACCCGGAAAGAGAAAAAACTGATCGCCATCGGCATTGCGGCAGCAATGAGAGATGATCATGCTCTGCGTGCCCAGCTCGCCGGAGCCCAGATGGTTGGCGTTGATTTGGACGAGGTCGAAGAGGCATTGCGTGTATCCTATATGCTTGCTGGCATGCCTTCCTATGTTCACGGAAAGTACGTCGCCAAGTCCGTTTTTCATGAGTGA
- a CDS encoding DNA alkylation repair protein: MDNSEIKSELIRLADPKYRTFSSGLIPGADNMIGVRIPDLRDLAKRIATGDWKNYLREATDDSFEEIMLQGLVIGYAKGQPDEIIAALTYFIPKIDNWSINDSNAMGLKIAKKHQDTFWKFIQPYLDSNLEFFVRFGVVMLLSHYVDEKHISLVLERLDTITHEGYYVKMSVAWAVSVCYVKFPEITHAYLENSSLDNATYNKAIQKICESFRADEEAKNILRKMKRK; the protein is encoded by the coding sequence GTGGATAATTCTGAGATCAAATCGGAACTAATACGGCTTGCCGATCCGAAATACCGCACATTTTCGAGCGGTCTGATTCCGGGAGCTGATAATATGATCGGGGTACGAATCCCGGACCTTCGCGATCTGGCAAAAAGGATCGCCACCGGCGACTGGAAAAACTATCTCAGAGAAGCAACCGATGACTCCTTTGAAGAGATCATGCTGCAGGGCCTTGTCATCGGTTATGCAAAAGGCCAGCCGGATGAGATAATTGCAGCTCTCACCTATTTTATCCCGAAAATAGACAACTGGTCGATCAATGATTCAAACGCGATGGGGCTGAAGATCGCCAAAAAACACCAGGATACATTCTGGAAATTTATCCAGCCGTATCTTGACTCGAACCTGGAATTTTTCGTTCGGTTCGGAGTTGTGATGCTTCTGTCCCATTATGTGGACGAAAAACACATCTCTCTGGTCCTGGAGCGGCTCGATACCATCACGCACGAAGGATACTACGTCAAAATGTCAGTAGCCTGGGCCGTTTCAGTTTGTTACGTGAAATTTCCGGAAATCACCCATGCATATCTGGAAAACTCCTCATTGGATAACGCCACCTACAACAAAGCGATCCAGAAGATATGCGAATCCTTCAGGGCCGATGAGGAAGCAAAAAATATACTCAGGAAAATGAAGAGAAAATAA